One window of the Rhodococcus sovatensis genome contains the following:
- a CDS encoding LysR family transcriptional regulator: MQLDWLETFVAVAERGGFGAAAQTLFRSQSRVSAHIAGLESELGTVLFDRSQRPVVLTTTGEKLFLRARKILDEITAARADVVDLAGQVEGKVVLGTYASAGANFVPEVLRTFCISFPHVEVRLVEQAVLGIDSALSDGSVDLAIRPLEPKPTVPGIHHMPLWRERMKVVVAPDHPLAGELSPLPVTALSGYSLILSGAGTGGEAQQLLSTRSIDFSVAFWSDQPTTVVSLARAGLGVGFVNALALVAPDTEGVRILDVAGEGLVRDVGVYWTDRMYTSPAVLAMHSMVVNSPTPEGTTVIDGLEPTR; encoded by the coding sequence GTGCAACTGGACTGGCTCGAAACATTCGTGGCAGTGGCCGAGCGCGGTGGTTTCGGAGCCGCGGCACAAACTCTTTTTCGATCGCAATCCCGGGTCAGTGCCCACATCGCAGGCTTGGAAAGCGAGCTTGGCACGGTACTTTTCGATCGAAGCCAGCGGCCGGTAGTCTTGACGACTACGGGAGAGAAGCTTTTTCTGCGTGCTCGAAAAATTCTTGACGAAATCACCGCAGCGCGAGCCGACGTCGTCGATCTTGCTGGACAGGTCGAGGGTAAAGTTGTTCTGGGAACCTATGCAAGTGCCGGGGCCAACTTTGTACCCGAGGTACTGCGCACGTTCTGTATTTCTTTCCCCCATGTTGAGGTCCGTCTCGTCGAGCAAGCCGTTCTGGGTATCGACAGTGCTTTGTCCGACGGATCAGTGGACCTGGCTATTCGGCCTTTGGAACCGAAGCCGACCGTACCCGGTATTCACCATATGCCTCTCTGGCGAGAAAGGATGAAGGTCGTCGTCGCCCCAGACCACCCGTTGGCAGGCGAGCTCAGCCCGCTGCCGGTGACCGCCTTGAGCGGCTACTCGTTGATCTTGTCCGGAGCTGGAACGGGTGGAGAAGCGCAACAACTTCTTTCGACTCGCAGTATCGACTTTTCGGTCGCGTTCTGGTCGGATCAGCCGACGACGGTAGTGTCGCTGGCCCGGGCAGGGCTGGGCGTCGGGTTCGTGAACGCCCTGGCACTCGTTGCCCCGGACACGGAGGGAGTGCGCATTCTCGACGTCGCAGGCGAAGGCCTCGTACGAGACGTTGGAGTTTACTGGACTGATCGCATGTACACATCGCCGGCCGTACTTGCAATGCACTCGATGGTTGTAAATTCGCCAACGCCAGAAGGCACGACAGTGATCGATGGCCTGGAGCCAACCCGGTAG